In Gracilinanus agilis isolate LMUSP501 chromosome 1, AgileGrace, whole genome shotgun sequence, the sequence GATAAGggctggggaagagaagagaatgaacatttattgagcatttaactatgtgtcaggcactatgctaagcactttataaacattatcacATTTGGTTCTCACTATAACCTTCCCATAACCTACCTGTAAGATAGTTgcttttatctccattttccaaataaggaaacagagacagagataatggttatgtgacttgcccagggtcactcaggtagtgtctgagattgaacttgaactcagttctttctgactccagcccaaGTGCTCTATGTGATACTTGGTCAACTCATCCTACAGTACCTAAAAGAAACATTTGTAAAGAGTCTACTGTGAAAATATTGTAGTTTACCCACCAACATCTGTTTTGCAGAGAATGATGaggtagagaaattctatgaagaacgTGACAAGATTGTCCAAAATAAATTAACATATATGATATGTAAATACTTGACTTAAATGGAAAGGATAGCAAAAGTATGTGGGAAAACACGGGACACGAGTTAGAAATGAGAGAAGCCAAGGGCTTAGAGACAATGAGAAGCCTTACTCTTGCATATGATGAATACTTATTTCAAGGACAGAATCATGTTGTACATGGCAAGCATCAAATAAAATATcctagaaatgaaaatgatttatgTTTTGACAGTCAATGACAGAGTAACTTAATGCCAATATAATTTCTAAATCATTCCTCTGTGTCGTCAGATCTCCTATGTTTAGATCAATGTCAGTGCCAAGtttgaagaaaagaacaaaaatgagaagATACAGTCTCCATAAGAGACAACTCCAACTTTTCTTTGTATAAGGATAAGAGTTCTAATCCCAACACAATGAATATAATCATAGAAGGTCCAGATATTTCAAATGAATCACTCTATCAGTTGTTTAAAACTGTTACAAGTGAATAGGTGAAAGAGACATGAGCAAGTCCATAATAAATTTGAGAGGATTTTGGTCATGTTATAAAAGCGAATGATGCCGTCTAGGATATATCTTGTGGATGGTTGACATTATTAAATCAGTCCCCATTGGCCATATATAGAAACAGGACGTTGATGAAAGTCTTCAAAGTTCCAGAGGAGGAATTGTTTTCTGTGGGGTGAGTGGGAGGACAGTGAGAGTTTTagtctctctcactgtctctctatgtctcttcCTTTGTGGTTGCCAGAATTGGGagaaaattttattgttttgtttgaaCCTAACCCTGCATGTTTGTCAAGCTGGACCACACCTAGCTGCTGTCTAGAGACCCTTAACTAAAGGCTAAGGTTATATTGACCAGAAACCGGGTCAGATCCAAAAATTGATGTAAGGGGTTTTCTCacaattgtacatctcaagcaactcATATGTCTTATTGGGAAACTGTCCCCATAATGATCAGTCATtttttgtttccatgttcctttaatTGTTGACATacactgggggagggggggcggcGGTGGGGAATAGAAtacctctttttctgaattcaaggaATTGTACATGTTTGCTTTCCCCCTCCCAGCTCAAAAGTACCTAATCTTTCATACAATTAGAGATTAGAGTGCCTAACGGTGTAGGGTTTCCCTTTTGATTAATTGACTGTGTTTACTCAATTGTTTTTAAGGTATAAAAGTCTCTCTCCCCCTGTATTTGGGGTTCATGCCTAAGCTACAGATGTCCAGTCCCAATTTCTTGGGAAATTGcaatgcattgcttaataaatgaatgtaCTTGGAAGATCGAACCtctttcctcagtcatttcatcttttacttgattcatttctctgtcttctttttctccttccctttctcctttccttctgaaATCGATCTACACCTACTGCCCTGCTATCAGAGACAATGGATCACTATCAAGCAAGCAAGCAGCTAGGATGAGAGAGACTGAATCAGGAGGAAGAAACACAACCAGCTAGCAGCTGAACCTCTGAGGACAAATAGATGTGGAAAGATAATCATCTGAAGAAAGAGGCAACTTCAAAGAGCATTACCCTTGAGACAGGACAATAATGCTAGTTATGCACTCCAGAAAGGACTTTCAGGACATGAAACATCAGAAATTGTGTGTCACACCTTCTTCATAAACAAGAGTTTAACCATGTACTTTACTACCATTGTATTACAAGTATGAACCTATTCCCATGTCTCTTTTGTATATCTTATATATTTGTGCCCCAGGTTTTGGGGGGTAATATTTTGTATCCTCTATTCTAACCATATgctttcagtaaaaaaaaaaaaacaactttgcttAAAAGTTTTCTAAACCACTGAGGGATTGTTAGCATGTCAGTGGGGACTCATGAGCAATCATATCAGAAATCTAGTCAATCAAAATTTTCCTTAGAATCCAAAGAGTAGTGGTTTGGAAGACTCCTTGGAAGACCTCAATCCTTGAGTGTGAGTATAGGTTAAATTGGTTGTTGATGCAGAAAAATCATAAATGGACTAAAGAACAGAAGTTGACATTTCAACAAGTTGTCTTTAGCATTTTGCTGGAAGATCTCCAATGAAGTTCGGAACTCATTACTTTGCAGTGTAGCCATTCTACTTCTGGAAAGCTTAACTTGTGAGaaagcttttctttattttaatcttaaatttgTCTCTTGCCATTATCTACCTCTTACCTCCTGGTTCTGGCTTGTGGGACCAAAGAAATGATCCTTCTTCTATATGAAAGCTCTTAAGTTCTAAtaagtgaaaataataataatagcccctacatCTTCTTTTCCTAACTAAATATCACCATTTTCTCCAAATAGTTCTCATATGACATAATCTTGAGGATCTTTAATATCCTGGTTGCCTTCCAGTTTgccaatattcttcctaaaatgtaagaTTTAGAATTGTACACAATATTCTAGGTGTGACTAAGATCTAGAACAGAGAGATTCCTCATTGGTTCTTCtgcatttttgaaaaataaacttgTCACTTGTATGAGCTGATACAGAGTAAAGGGAAGAGAACtggaagaataatttatacaataataatattgtaaagatattACTCCcttgctttgtgatcctggggaaaGCACTTAACtgtaattgcctagcccttcccactcctgTGTCTTGGAaattagtatagattctaagaaagtaagggttaaaaaaaaaaaggtactagctgtgtgaccttgagcaagtcatttaacatgtttgcctcagtttccttacttacaaaaacagaaataagaataTCACCTAATTTCAAGGGTTGTAAGGATCtgagacaatatttttaaagtatttaggaCAGTGCCTGACTTAAAATAACTGTTATATAAATGCCAGATTTTCTTTGTTGTTACgttgaaaaacttaagaatactgagcaaggggggcagctgggtagctcagtggattgagagccaggcctagagacaggaggtcctaggctcaaatccagactctgacacttcccagctgtgtgaccctgggcaagtcacttgacccccattgcctacccttaccactcttccacctataagtcaatacacagaagttaagggtttaaaataaaaaaaataataataaattaaaaaaaaaaagaatactgagcAAGGCAAAGATCAGTCATGATTCTAAAGGACCGATGAAATGTGCTACTCACTTCCTGACAGGGGTGATTGAcgtcaagatgcagaatgaattatccatttttggacatgaccaatgtgggaatttgtttttatttgattatgtgtattacaagggttttgtttttcttccttttttttccccaatggaaGGAAGTTTGACAGAAAATAAATTCCtgttagtttaaaaaaagtaaaagaaaacaaaagtgaaaaaagatgaacttattgaggaaaatgaaaatgttaaaaatatattagtggttccgcttttttcctttttttttctttttggtacaGAAAACTCCAGCAAGATTCTGGATAATAATCATACCTTTATGCCTGACTTGTAATCTATTTCCCACACTCAACtccttatttattttctccttctgtGTATATGAGCCATGGTATATTCTGAAGATACTatcacttccctttctccctaaaTTGACATTTATGCAAATCACTAGGCTTTTCCACTCTGGTTACTAGATTTACTCACATAACTGTGTCTTTCTAATGTGTGATGGTATTCCATACCTTGACTGCTTTTACCTGTTTTATCCCCTTTGAATAAATTTTATCTTTCCAGAGCCACATTCCAACAATTGATCTCAATCCACCAATTCTTCCCAAACTTTCTTGCTTTAGGAATTCTAGGTCATTTTTGCTCCTTCCCCACATTTTGTTCATTTATACAGACCTATGAAGTCATCAGTTTTGGTAttgtctccttcttcctccctgaaCTTCTAGGTATTTCTATACTGCTATTTCCCCTGTGTTCTAAATACTCTCTAGGGTAGAGGATAGAGTGTCTAGAGTCAGCTAGACTtacattcaaatttgacctcagacactttactagttGTAAATTGAGGAAATTACTTTATcctatttcctcaatttcctcatcaataaaatgatttggagaagaaagtggcaaaccggctctagtatctttaccaagaaaatctcaaatggggtcatgaaagatGGGATTCAactaaagaacaaaacaaaagactAAACCTAGCTGATTTAGTGGATTTAAGTCAGTAGttttttccatcctttcctccccttccctttccttttcagtAACCATCATGCAATATACAAATGTAATAATCTCCCTCTCCTTTTAGACTTCAGATGGACACTTCGGTTTGCATTTGTTAGATTATTGATCATGTAGTATTTTGTATGATTCAGTGAGCCAAGacaatcctcaaggactcatgatgaaaaaaaaaagaaaacacaacacaccatctgcatccagagaaagaactgatggagtctgaatacagatggaGACATACTATATtgcactttatttcttcacttttgtttgtttgagttctcttccacaaaataactaatatagaAAGCCGTTTTAcattattacacatgtaaaattgatatcagattgcttgctgtctcggggagaggggaggaggagggaaggagggtgaGTCTTTGGATCCAACTTTAAAGGAAGTTTAATTTTTCATGTTAATtgaggtaaaataaaatattattaaaaacaaaaaattaaaagcaaattattttatatgatagtatttttgtttgtattctcTCAAGAATGACCACAGGGGCTATAGCTTCTCCATATTTTGCCTCTTTCCTAGTTCCTAGTCGAATTTTCTTCTGAAAGTAGGTAATTCATTActaggtcaaaattattttttgaaaaaactGTTTTAGTTATACGTGGGAAGTTTCTCAAATTTCtctaaaaactgaaaaagaagaatTGTTAGGTCAAACAGAGCTGACATAGGCTTCTTAGAAGAAGGAGAGATACCTCGAGGAGACAACATGGGGTCAGCAAAGGGAACATCAGAATTGGAGTTAAAATGGTCCAGTTGCAGCTCTTTgacctactagctatgtgtcttGCATCAACTCCCCTgacctcatttgtgaaatgagagggttggaacACTTGGAAGTTCCTTTCAACTAAAATTGTGTCCCCAATTTCGAGATTGAGAGAATGGACAAATGTAAGGTATATTACAGTACAGTCTGACTCCGTTCAGTGTGATGGCCTTATTTTCTGTTCTGACTCTATTCCAGTCCCTAAAGGCTTTGCTCTTGAGAGCGGGGGCTAGTCCGAGGCTGCCAGCTTCTTCTCCGCCCCCGGCAAAGAAATTGGGTGTGTCTCCACCACCTCAGCCGCCACCCAGCTGCTACCGTCTATTCTGAAGCAGTCAAAGCTAAGAGTGCCTCTTTCCTAGCTAGCCGCTCTTTCTCGCTCTTTCTTTACCCTCTCAGCCCCACCATGCCCCGTTTCACTTTGCCCCCGTTCCTGCTGCTTTCGCTGCTTCTCTGCCTCTGGTCCTATCGCTTGACGGGGGCAAACGACGGCGGTAACTCCAGCGAGTGCGGTCCATGCATCTCGGAGAGCTGCGAGCCGGTGCGATGCCAGGCTCCGGAGCTCTCGGTGCGAGACGCCTGTGGATGCTGCGAGCAGTGCCTGGGCATCGAGGGCGAGCTGTGCGGAGGCAGAGGAGGTGCGGGCAGGAGGCGCCAAGCCCGTTGCGGCCCTGGACTGGTCTGTGTGAGCCAGTCCCGGGAGGTACTGGGGGCCGCCGCGTCCCAGGAGCCGCTCCCCGAGGAGCTGGAGGGCACGGGGCTGTGTGTGTGCAAGGAGGACGGCGCTGTGTGCGGATCAGACGGGCGTTCCTACCAGAGCGTGTGCGCCCTGCACCTGCACAGTTGGGTCTCGGTGCGGGCTGGCCACGAGCGGGTCCACAAGGCTCACGATGGCGAGTGCAAGTTGGGTGAGTCCCATATCTGACCGAGCTAGGGGAACCTGAGCTACAAGGGATGGAGGAAAGAGCAGGGAAGGGGAGAACCTGCCCTACGACCCCACACTCCGGTGTGGTGCAACTCTTGACTATATCCCTGACTTACAGTggaaggggatgggagggagTACGccaggggagaagagaagaaaaggctgCTAACTGGGATGTAACAAAGTCAGGAGGCGGTCCCCTCGCCTGCTCTGGGCACAACCCTTTCAGATCAAGAGTCCTAGGACttagagaatagagaaaaatgCAGGAACACGGAACCCATAGAAGGCCTCTTAATATGTTTAAGTCAAAGGTCCCCTACATTTCTTTCCCATCCCCTCCCACACTTGAGTCTCTATTGACAAACTTGTCAGACTTTCAcgctttcaaaaatttttttattcattcattcattcattcattcattcattcattcattcattcattctttcgtttgtttgtttagtcattcgTTTGTTTATGTTTGTTTATGAGAGGATCATGGCATTCAAAACGGGGCGGGAATCCAGAATGATCTAAGTGGTCTCTGGCTCGAGAAGAATTTTTCATTCTCGGTTTTTGGTCTAGGAGGTCcaacttctctctttccctcttctctcttccgcTTCCTCCCACTAGTGCTTTAACTCAGGTTTAATCATGCCAGCATTAAATTGATTCCTTTTTCTTGGGAAGCAATGATTTCTGTAACAACTAACTGCTGTCCTTCAACATTGCCTACCCCTGGCTTGGGCTAAGAAAACCTCCTGAAAGAGTTTATTTGTTCCAAAAATTAAGATTCCTCCCCTTTCTGAAACGAAACAAGTAGATGTATATAAtgttaaaataaacttttaaaacgtGCACATCTATTTCCTTTTGATTCTGTATATTTCTCTGCAGATGGATTGATGGATTAGGAAGATGTGATGGATAAACAAAGAATGCTTGGGTAAATTGAAAGggattaatgaaatcaaaagaactggagaagagacagaagataTACTTAGAGAGCTGTGAATGAAACCCTGTAGTTCCTTTGCTTTGTTGGTTGGGGAGGGGTGCCTTCTGGGGCCCAGTTCTGGGCTCAGACTGACAGGGATCGATCTTGGGAGAGGCTGACTCCAAAGAAAAGGGACCAGGCTTTTCTCTCACCCTCTGGCTGATTAAGCCCCAACTCCAGAGTAAAATTAAGGGAAAATCTCTAAAGCAAAGCATCAAAAAGATTAGTGAGATATTCCTAAAAAGGGGGACTCAATATACAAAGTAGATCAGATACAGGACAATTATTTCCTCCCCATAACCCATCTAAAAAGGGCAGGTTAAGTTTAGATATAACTGGTATTCAAGAACCACCTTTTTAAGTactctttttgtttcatttcactTGTGTATCTCATAAGCAGCATTTCTCAACAATTAAACCACAATAATTTATCTCTGtggagaaacaattaaaaatttcctAGACTGCTcaatagatgaaaaagaaatgttgatCTTTTCTTTGTTTAAGACCTAGAGTTGGACCATACTAGTAGCCCGAGACAAATAATTCCTCATAGGAGCAAACATGATTTTCTGCTCCCAAATTTAAGTACTGAATAAATCTCATGAGTG encodes:
- the IGFBPL1 gene encoding insulin-like growth factor-binding protein-like 1; translated protein: MPRFTLPPFLLLSLLLCLWSYRLTGANDGGNSSECGPCISESCEPVRCQAPELSVRDACGCCEQCLGIEGELCGGRGGAGRRRQARCGPGLVCVSQSREVLGAAASQEPLPEELEGTGLCVCKEDGAVCGSDGRSYQSVCALHLHSWVSVRAGHERVHKAHDGECKLAPVIVMPPKKIHNVTGAQVYLSCEVKAVPTPIITWRKITESPKGVKLLEELPGDRVNMAVQVRGGPSKHESTGWVLINPLTKEDEGVYQCHATNMVGETQSYGTIKVTDLSKYKKMNFIGPDDDM